Proteins from a genomic interval of Clostridium scatologenes:
- a CDS encoding CAP domain-containing protein, with product MKKKISIFSICILSLSLFGCTARQNAAMPKKAQPIGGIESSAYGTENVQRIKIANDNTSIRRSCSNDAPIVQKTNKGNSYDVVSKVQDWYAVKLPDNSIGFLPTEQGKAVVVDDKKPQATPDNTATAPQGSTTGGAAQGTNIPKTPSAQTNSSTLSSSEQQMIKMVNDARAQNNLPALKVDTQLCNVARIKAQDMIDNNYFSHSSPKYGSPFDMMKSFGIKYVSAGENIAGNQSVQNAQNALMNSPGHRKNILNPDFTHIGIGIRQGGPYGNMFSQMFISRPQ from the coding sequence GTGAAAAAGAAAATATCTATTTTTTCTATATGTATATTATCCCTTTCATTATTTGGATGTACAGCTAGGCAAAATGCTGCTATGCCAAAGAAAGCACAACCTATTGGTGGAATAGAATCTTCGGCATATGGGACAGAAAATGTTCAAAGAATAAAAATAGCTAATGATAACACTAGCATAAGAAGAAGTTGTTCTAATGATGCACCTATAGTACAAAAAACGAATAAAGGAAATTCCTATGATGTAGTTAGTAAAGTCCAAGATTGGTATGCAGTAAAGCTTCCTGATAATTCAATTGGTTTTTTACCTACAGAACAAGGTAAAGCTGTGGTAGTTGATGATAAAAAACCTCAAGCTACACCTGACAATACTGCAACAGCACCTCAAGGAAGTACTACTGGCGGTGCTGCTCAAGGAACAAATATACCCAAAACACCAAGTGCACAAACAAATTCTAGTACTTTAAGTTCTTCAGAACAGCAGATGATAAAGATGGTAAATGATGCTCGTGCTCAAAATAATTTGCCTGCATTAAAGGTTGATACTCAATTATGTAATGTAGCCAGAATTAAAGCTCAAGATATGATAGATAATAACTATTTTAGTCATAGTTCACCTAAGTATGGAAGTCCTTTTGATATGATGAAATCATTTGGAATAAAGTATGTTTCAGCTGGTGAGAATATTGCGGGTAACCAAAGTGTTCAAAATGCACAAAATGCATTGATGAATTCTCCAGGGCATAGAAAAAATATATTAAATCCTGATTTTACTCATATAGGAATAGGTATAAGACAAGGTGGACCTTATGGTAATATGTTTAGTCAAATGTTTATAAGTAGACCTCAATAA
- a CDS encoding glutamate-5-semialdehyde dehydrogenase, producing the protein MDINNYIFDKALNAKEASRKLAYLSTEEKNKALINMSEALINNESFITEQNEKDLKEGKSNGMTKALLDRLALNHKRIEDMALGLKNVASMDDPIGQVLKMWKRPNDLQIGQMRVPLGVIGIIYEARPNVTVDAAALCIKSGNAVILRGGKEAINSNKAIADTIIKAGELSGLPKGSIQLIEVTDREVVNCMMKLNGYIDVLIPRGGSGLIQNVVKNSTVPVIETGVGNCHVYVDEDADLEMAENIVVNAKTQRPAVCNAMETLLVHKNAAPNFLPKLGKKLKALGVEIRGCKETRKYIEDIVSAEEKDWGTEYLNLILAVKVVNSMDEAMNHIYKYGTKHSEAIITNNYKNSQRFLNEVDAAAVYVNASTRFTDGSEFGFGAEIGISTQKLHARGPMGLEQLTTMKYIIYGKGQIRK; encoded by the coding sequence ATGGATATTAATAATTATATATTTGATAAAGCCTTAAATGCCAAAGAAGCATCAAGAAAACTTGCTTATTTAAGCACTGAAGAAAAGAATAAAGCATTAATTAATATGAGTGAAGCTTTAATAAATAATGAAAGTTTTATAACGGAACAAAATGAAAAAGATCTAAAGGAAGGCAAAAGTAATGGTATGACAAAAGCTTTGCTAGACAGGCTGGCTTTAAATCATAAGAGAATAGAGGATATGGCACTAGGTCTCAAAAATGTTGCTTCTATGGACGATCCTATAGGTCAAGTGTTAAAAATGTGGAAAAGACCTAATGATCTTCAAATAGGGCAAATGAGAGTACCACTTGGAGTTATAGGAATTATTTATGAAGCAAGGCCTAATGTTACTGTAGATGCAGCAGCTTTATGCATAAAGTCTGGAAATGCTGTAATTCTTAGAGGCGGAAAAGAAGCTATAAATTCTAATAAGGCTATTGCAGATACTATAATTAAGGCAGGAGAATTATCAGGACTTCCAAAGGGAAGTATTCAGCTTATAGAAGTTACGGATAGAGAAGTAGTTAACTGCATGATGAAATTAAATGGGTACATAGATGTGCTTATTCCAAGGGGTGGATCAGGGCTTATACAAAATGTAGTTAAAAATTCTACTGTACCTGTAATTGAAACTGGAGTTGGAAATTGTCATGTATATGTAGATGAAGATGCTGATTTAGAAATGGCTGAAAATATAGTTGTTAATGCAAAAACTCAAAGACCTGCGGTATGTAATGCTATGGAAACATTGTTAGTTCATAAAAATGCTGCACCAAACTTTTTACCGAAGCTTGGTAAAAAGTTGAAAGCTTTAGGAGTTGAAATAAGAGGATGTAAGGAAACAAGAAAGTATATAGAGGATATAGTTTCAGCGGAGGAAAAAGATTGGGGAACTGAATATTTAAATTTGATTTTAGCAGTAAAAGTTGTGAATTCTATGGATGAAGCAATGAATCATATTTACAAATATGGAACAAAACATTCCGAAGCTATAATTACAAATAACTATAAAAATAGCCAGAGATTTTTGAATGAGGTTGATGCAGCTGCAGTATATGTAAATGCATCTACACGATTTACTGATGGAAGTGAATTTGGATTTGGTGCAGAAATAGGAATAAGTACTCAAAAACTTCATGCTAGAGGCCCTATGGGACTTGAACAATTGACTACTATGAAATATATTATATATGGTAAGGGTCAAATCAGAAAGTAA
- a CDS encoding methyl-accepting chemotaxis protein: MKWFYNLKIRVKIILYFVMLVIFIGVVGIIGITNMKNINSRSEDMYKNNLLAIQDAQNIQKDLFVIRSDYLSMLYEKDNSKVQQRINDIQKLIEECNQIQKDYEPTIQSSEERNLFNSLKNNFTMYKNTLDEHMSLMKAGNYSEVSSKVTQLANLREKTDQSIQDLVSLNKKNAETKNAINIASYKSQSIIMIIVIMVGAALAILVGLLFANMISKPLNQIVNAANSIARGDLNVYVKVDTKDEIGILADAFMKMSNNINEAMSNINAAAEEVSAGAKQASDSSIALSQGSTEQASSIEQLTASMEEISSQTSENSNSASKANELAYATKETAVKGNDHMKEMLKSMEDINESSSNISKIIKVIDEIAFQTNILALNAAVEAARAGQHGKGFAVVAEEVRNLAERSANAAKETTNMIEGSIKKVESGTKIASETASALSEIVKDVSQVAELVKGIAEASNEQALGIEQINQGIMQVSNVVQTNSATSEEIAASSEELYGQAEMLKEEVERFKLKKIDNYYSKTEKFSPEILELLKKVNESKNYSKNNSPKIALTDKELELNE; this comes from the coding sequence ATGAAATGGTTTTACAATTTAAAAATAAGAGTTAAGATTATTTTGTATTTTGTTATGCTTGTAATTTTTATTGGAGTGGTTGGAATCATCGGTATTACTAATATGAAAAACATTAACAGCAGAAGTGAAGATATGTATAAAAACAATTTACTTGCCATACAGGATGCTCAAAATATACAGAAAGATTTATTTGTTATCCGTTCGGATTATTTGTCAATGTTGTATGAAAAAGACAATTCTAAGGTACAACAGAGGATAAATGATATTCAAAAACTAATAGAGGAATGTAATCAAATACAAAAAGATTATGAGCCAACTATTCAATCTTCTGAGGAAAGAAATTTATTCAATTCTTTAAAGAATAATTTTACCATGTATAAAAACACATTAGATGAACATATGAGCTTAATGAAGGCAGGCAATTATTCAGAAGTAAGTTCTAAAGTTACTCAACTTGCAAATTTGAGAGAAAAAACCGATCAATCAATTCAAGATTTAGTAAGTTTAAATAAGAAAAATGCCGAAACAAAGAATGCAATAAATATTGCAAGCTATAAAAGTCAATCTATAATTATGATTATAGTCATAATGGTTGGAGCTGCACTTGCAATACTTGTAGGTTTATTGTTTGCCAATATGATAAGTAAGCCTTTGAATCAAATTGTAAATGCGGCTAATAGTATAGCTAGAGGTGACTTGAATGTATATGTAAAAGTAGATACTAAAGATGAAATAGGTATATTGGCAGATGCCTTCATGAAAATGTCAAATAATATTAATGAAGCTATGTCAAATATAAATGCAGCAGCAGAAGAAGTATCAGCGGGAGCAAAGCAAGCATCTGATTCAAGTATTGCGCTTTCACAAGGAAGTACTGAACAAGCAAGTTCAATTGAACAACTAACTGCTTCTATGGAAGAAATATCTTCACAAACAAGTGAAAATAGTAATAGTGCAAGTAAGGCAAATGAACTTGCTTATGCCACCAAAGAAACTGCTGTTAAAGGGAATGACCATATGAAGGAAATGTTAAAATCAATGGAAGATATTAATGAATCATCTTCAAATATTTCAAAGATTATTAAGGTTATAGATGAAATTGCATTTCAGACTAATATACTTGCTCTTAATGCTGCAGTTGAAGCAGCAAGAGCTGGACAACATGGAAAAGGTTTTGCAGTAGTTGCAGAAGAAGTGAGAAATTTGGCCGAACGTTCTGCTAATGCAGCTAAAGAAACTACGAATATGATTGAAGGTTCTATTAAAAAAGTTGAAAGTGGTACTAAAATAGCATCTGAAACAGCATCAGCATTAAGTGAAATAGTTAAAGATGTTTCACAAGTAGCAGAGCTTGTAAAAGGTATAGCTGAAGCATCAAATGAACAAGCATTAGGTATTGAACAAATTAATCAAGGAATCATGCAAGTGTCAAATGTAGTTCAGACTAATTCTGCAACTTCTGAAGAAATTGCGGCTTCAAGTGAAGAATTATATGGTCAAGCTGAAATGCTAAAAGAAGAAGTAGAAAGATTTAAATTAAAGAAAATAGATAATTATTATAGCAAAACAGAAAAATTTAGTCCTGAAATATTAGAACTTTTGAAAAAAGTAAATGAAAGTAAAAATTATAGCAAAAATAATTCGCCTAAAATTGCTTTAACTGATAAGGAATTGGAGTTAAATGAATGA
- the galE gene encoding UDP-glucose 4-epimerase GalE, protein MNILVCGGAGYIGSHMVAYLLESGHDVVILDNLQTGHKDSLLGGKFYIGDLKDNKILDKVFTENKIDAVIDFAANSLVGESVENPLKYFDNNINSTIKLLEAMNKHDVKYIVFSSTAATYGEPENIPILEQDKTFPTNPYGESKLAVEKILKWCDKAYNIKYTALRYFNACGAHINGKIGEDHKPESHLIPIILQTALGKREKIMIFGDDYNTEDGTCVRDYVHVSDLASAHLLALKRLKNGGESKIYNLGNGKGFSVREVVAVARKVTSINIKAEIAARRAGDPATLIASSEKAIKELGWEPKFNSLETIIETAWNWHKNHLNGYEK, encoded by the coding sequence ATGAACATACTAGTTTGTGGTGGCGCTGGTTATATAGGCAGTCACATGGTTGCTTATTTATTAGAAAGTGGTCATGATGTTGTTATACTTGACAATCTTCAAACAGGCCATAAGGATTCACTTTTAGGCGGAAAATTTTATATTGGAGATTTAAAAGATAATAAAATTTTGGATAAAGTCTTTACTGAAAATAAAATTGATGCTGTTATAGATTTTGCAGCAAATTCTCTAGTGGGTGAAAGTGTAGAAAATCCATTAAAATATTTTGACAATAATATTAATTCTACTATAAAACTTTTAGAAGCTATGAATAAACATGATGTTAAGTATATTGTATTTTCATCTACAGCTGCAACTTATGGTGAACCTGAAAATATACCTATATTGGAACAAGATAAAACTTTTCCAACAAATCCTTATGGTGAATCAAAGCTTGCAGTGGAAAAGATACTAAAATGGTGTGATAAAGCTTATAACATAAAATATACTGCATTAAGATATTTTAATGCTTGTGGTGCTCATATAAATGGAAAAATTGGAGAAGATCACAAACCTGAAAGCCATCTTATACCCATAATCCTACAAACCGCCTTAGGTAAAAGAGAAAAAATAATGATATTTGGAGATGATTATAATACTGAAGATGGTACATGTGTAAGAGATTATGTTCATGTATCAGATCTTGCTTCTGCGCACTTATTAGCTTTAAAAAGACTTAAAAATGGTGGTGAAAGTAAGATTTACAATTTAGGTAATGGAAAAGGTTTCTCTGTTAGAGAAGTTGTAGCTGTAGCAAGAAAAGTGACAAGTATAAATATTAAGGCTGAAATTGCTGCAAGACGTGCAGGAGACCCTGCTACTTTAATAGCATCTTCTGAAAAAGCTATAAAAGAACTTGGCTGGGAGCCTAAATTCAACTCTCTTGAAACTATAATAGAAACTGCATGGAATTGGCATAAAAACCACCTAAATGGTTACGAAAAATAA
- the proB gene encoding glutamate 5-kinase has protein sequence MELRKKYLKNVKKIVVKVGSSTLTHKSGLLNLNQIEKIVRQIADLHNEGKEVVLVTSGAIAAGIGKLGFKNRPKTIPEKQAAAAVGQGILMHMYEKIFSEYGKVAAQILITKDDISHRTRFLNARNTFFALAEMGAIPIVNENDAIIVDEIKFGDNDTLSATVASFVEADLLILLSDIEGLYDCNPRVNPNAKLIHEVKEITEEIENCAGGAGSSLGTGGMATKISAGRISTAAGVSMVIANGEHENVIRDIVNLKEVGTLFAPNEHPLPLRKHWITFSTDIKGKLVVDNGAFEAVFYNHKSLLPKGLVNVEGFFEQGQIVSIENLKGIEIGRGITNYSSSEIEQIKGLNSDEIEDKLGYKNYDEIIHCNNMVIS, from the coding sequence ATGGAGCTTAGGAAAAAATATTTAAAAAACGTAAAGAAAATAGTTGTAAAGGTTGGATCTTCTACTTTAACACACAAAAGTGGTCTCTTAAATTTGAATCAAATTGAAAAAATTGTAAGGCAAATAGCCGATTTGCATAATGAAGGTAAAGAGGTAGTGTTAGTTACATCAGGAGCTATTGCTGCTGGAATTGGAAAATTAGGATTTAAAAATAGACCTAAAACAATTCCCGAAAAGCAAGCAGCAGCGGCTGTAGGCCAAGGAATACTTATGCATATGTATGAAAAAATTTTTTCTGAATATGGAAAAGTAGCTGCACAAATTCTTATAACAAAGGATGATATTTCTCATAGAACTAGATTTTTAAATGCAAGAAATACATTTTTTGCTTTAGCTGAAATGGGGGCAATTCCTATAGTAAATGAAAATGATGCTATTATAGTAGATGAGATAAAATTTGGAGATAACGACACTTTATCTGCTACTGTAGCTTCTTTTGTTGAAGCAGATTTATTGATTTTGCTTTCAGATATTGAAGGACTATATGATTGTAATCCAAGAGTAAATCCTAATGCAAAGCTTATACATGAAGTTAAAGAAATTACAGAAGAAATTGAAAATTGTGCTGGAGGTGCCGGATCTTCTTTAGGTACAGGTGGAATGGCTACAAAAATAAGTGCTGGAAGAATTTCTACTGCTGCTGGTGTTTCAATGGTAATAGCAAATGGTGAGCATGAAAATGTTATAAGGGATATTGTCAATCTAAAAGAAGTTGGTACATTATTTGCACCAAATGAACATCCACTTCCACTTAGGAAGCACTGGATCACATTTAGTACTGATATAAAGGGAAAACTAGTCGTAGATAATGGAGCTTTTGAAGCTGTTTTTTATAATCATAAAAGTCTTTTGCCTAAAGGATTAGTGAATGTTGAAGGCTTTTTTGAGCAAGGTCAAATTGTATCTATTGAAAATCTTAAAGGTATAGAAATAGGAAGAGGAATAACTAATTATAGTTCAAGTGAAATTGAACAAATTAAAGGTTTAAATTCAGATGAAATAGAAGATAAGTTGGGTTACAAAAATTATGATGAAATAATACATTGCAATAATATGGTCATATCTTAA
- a CDS encoding methyl-accepting chemotaxis protein — protein MQWFKNLKMVQKLISSFLVVALFIGVVGFIGIHNMQLIYSNANSMHDYNLKSIETLMTMKQNYADVRSDLLKIVYQQDLSDKNSIKKEITDLSEKNDTIIDNYEKTLLSKEENAIFPQLKKDRSTYKEAFTAVIKLIDENNYKGAQEKFSDITTARAKIYEDMDNLIKINSDQADKADTQNRSTYKSSFISTIIIGVLGLVFAIIIGLFIAIMISKQIKKVLIFAEALGEGDLSKSIEVDRKDEIGNLGKALNKACENMKELISSIMDSSGDISSSSEELSATTEEITSMMEAANESTEQISQGAQELSSTTEGVNESMQDISTSTGELLNRSTDAKNSSEAISKRAIDIKEKAAKNIKDGEIIYNEKRNNIIKSIEDGKVVEEVKIMADSIGSIAEQTNLLALNAAIEAARAGEQGKGFAVVADEVRDLAEQSSQAVTNIQSMVSQVKNAFDSLSRSGQDILQYMESIVKPSYELLMNTGVQYEKDSEYIRDMSEKISNLSDKMNDSVGNISDSIQNISATSQQSAAGSEEVTSSISEITKAVSEVSKSAQSQAELAQKLNEMVQKFKI, from the coding sequence GTGCAGTGGTTTAAAAATTTGAAAATGGTACAAAAATTAATATCGTCATTTCTTGTAGTAGCATTATTTATTGGTGTAGTTGGATTTATTGGAATACATAATATGCAATTAATATATTCTAATGCTAACTCTATGCATGATTATAATCTTAAATCAATAGAAACATTGATGACTATGAAACAAAATTATGCAGATGTCCGATCAGATTTGTTAAAGATTGTATATCAACAGGACTTAAGTGATAAGAACAGTATAAAGAAAGAAATTACTGATTTAAGTGAAAAAAATGATACAATTATAGATAATTATGAAAAAACATTGTTGTCTAAAGAAGAAAACGCAATTTTTCCACAGTTGAAAAAGGATAGAAGTACATATAAAGAAGCATTTACTGCTGTAATAAAACTTATTGATGAAAATAATTATAAAGGTGCACAAGAAAAATTTTCTGATATTACTACGGCAAGAGCAAAAATTTATGAAGATATGGATAATTTAATAAAGATAAACTCTGACCAAGCAGATAAGGCAGATACTCAAAATAGAAGTACATATAAATCATCCTTCATTAGTACAATTATTATAGGTGTTTTAGGATTAGTATTTGCAATTATAATTGGATTGTTTATAGCAATTATGATTTCAAAGCAAATAAAAAAAGTTTTGATTTTTGCAGAAGCTCTAGGAGAAGGAGATTTAAGTAAGTCTATAGAAGTGGACAGAAAAGATGAAATAGGAAATTTAGGTAAGGCTTTAAATAAAGCTTGTGAAAATATGAAAGAATTAATAAGTTCAATAATGGATAGTTCAGGAGATATAAGTTCTTCTAGTGAGGAATTATCTGCAACTACTGAGGAAATTACATCTATGATGGAGGCTGCAAATGAATCAACTGAGCAAATTTCACAAGGAGCCCAAGAATTGAGTTCCACAACTGAAGGAGTAAATGAGTCTATGCAGGATATTTCTACATCAACTGGTGAATTGCTAAATAGATCAACAGATGCTAAGAATTCTTCAGAAGCAATAAGTAAACGTGCAATTGATATAAAAGAGAAAGCAGCTAAAAACATAAAAGATGGAGAGATAATATATAATGAAAAGCGAAATAATATTATAAAATCAATTGAAGATGGTAAGGTAGTTGAAGAAGTTAAAATAATGGCTGATTCTATTGGAAGTATAGCAGAGCAAACAAACCTTCTTGCTTTAAATGCTGCAATAGAAGCAGCAAGAGCTGGTGAACAGGGAAAGGGTTTTGCAGTGGTTGCTGATGAAGTTAGAGATTTAGCAGAACAATCTTCTCAAGCTGTAACGAATATTCAGAGTATGGTGTCTCAAGTTAAGAATGCATTCGATAGTTTATCAAGAAGTGGACAAGACATATTGCAATATATGGAAAGTATTGTTAAACCTAGCTATGAATTGCTTATGAATACAGGGGTGCAGTATGAAAAGGATTCTGAGTATATAAGAGATATGTCTGAAAAAATTTCAAATTTATCAGATAAAATGAATGATTCTGTAGGTAATATAAGTGATTCAATTCAAAATATATCAGCAACTTCACAGCAATCAGCGGCTGGTTCGGAAGAAGTTACTAGTAGTATAAGTGAAATAACAAAAGCTGTAAGTGAGGTTTCTAAATCTGCTCAAAGTCAAGCTGAACTTGCACAAAAACTTAACGAAATGGTTCAAAAATTTAAAATATAA
- a CDS encoding methyl-accepting chemotaxis protein: MKSIRSKLILAISSTCIILILISSIISYSISYKTITKQSSEQALIASEKYSELINGWLDGQAKILDETGYAIETLGDFNENNISNYLQSKLKLNSNITDIYIGMTNKKMIDGSGWNPPSDYDCTQRSWYKLAIEKKGLIYTSPFLDQTTKKMVVSISKPITKNGQVLGVISTDINLDLLTDTIKKASPINNSYSYLVDSANNIIIHPNKDFQPKDKELKNLNNVFDSKYMSITSKNSFVLKDYDGTNRYFVSSKVKASNWIIGFAIPTKEFNKPLNSLIVYAAIILILSLIFSLIFASYLSSKLAGPISLITRDINKLKDFDFKNDASESNKALKYKDEIGIIAHSVLNLKEELRKIVEDLKNNSDNILKYSNNVSSSVEQTVMSITDVAKATSQLAEGSIEQAKESETGLKKLNNLADKINAIVLKTNEVKKYSYLTNDVNKKGMSSILDLSSKMELNNDASQKVARNINILSKKSESIGAIVNTIGSIAEQTNLLALNAAIEAARAGESGKGFAVVADEVRNLSEETASSTKEISNMIKEILDEINSTQSNMINAEKIIKEANNSMAESEQSFKTIEDSMSKMIKYIEELTAEIDEVEKNKEIAIKSIEGISVISEEAAASTEEVSASMEEQSSAMEIISSNMEELKNITTSLNKIIDKFKL; encoded by the coding sequence ATGAAAAGTATACGATCAAAACTAATTCTAGCGATTTCTTCAACATGTATTATACTTATTTTAATTTCCTCTATAATAAGCTATTCTATATCATACAAAACTATTACAAAACAATCAAGCGAACAAGCATTAATTGCTTCTGAAAAGTATTCGGAATTGATCAATGGGTGGCTTGACGGACAAGCAAAGATACTTGATGAAACAGGCTATGCAATAGAAACTTTAGGTGATTTTAATGAAAACAACATATCAAATTATCTTCAATCTAAATTAAAATTGAATTCTAATATTACTGACATTTATATTGGAATGACAAACAAAAAAATGATAGATGGTTCTGGCTGGAATCCTCCTTCAGATTATGATTGCACTCAAAGAAGTTGGTACAAATTAGCAATAGAAAAGAAAGGTCTAATTTACACATCACCATTCTTAGATCAAACTACAAAAAAAATGGTAGTTTCTATATCTAAACCTATAACCAAAAACGGACAAGTACTGGGTGTTATTAGTACAGATATTAATTTAGATCTTCTTACTGATACAATAAAAAAAGCTTCACCTATAAATAATAGTTATTCTTACTTAGTAGATTCAGCTAATAATATCATTATTCATCCAAATAAAGACTTTCAACCTAAAGATAAAGAACTTAAAAATTTAAACAATGTGTTTGATAGCAAATATATGTCAATAACCTCCAAAAATTCCTTTGTCTTAAAAGATTATGATGGTACAAATAGATATTTTGTGTCATCAAAAGTAAAAGCTTCAAACTGGATTATAGGATTTGCTATACCTACTAAAGAATTTAACAAACCTCTAAATTCTTTAATTGTATATGCTGCTATCATATTAATACTATCTTTAATTTTTTCTTTAATATTTGCTTCATATCTTAGTAGCAAATTAGCTGGCCCTATATCTTTAATAACAAGGGATATTAATAAATTAAAAGATTTTGATTTTAAAAATGATGCTAGTGAATCTAATAAAGCATTAAAATATAAAGATGAAATAGGTATTATTGCTCATTCGGTATTGAATTTAAAAGAAGAGTTAAGAAAAATTGTTGAAGATTTGAAAAATAATTCAGATAACATATTAAAATATTCAAATAACGTATCTTCTTCTGTAGAACAAACAGTTATGTCTATCACAGATGTAGCTAAAGCAACAAGTCAATTAGCAGAAGGTTCAATTGAACAAGCAAAAGAATCAGAAACAGGACTTAAAAAGTTGAATAACTTAGCTGACAAAATAAATGCTATAGTATTAAAAACTAATGAAGTAAAAAAATATTCATATTTAACTAATGATGTTAATAAAAAGGGTATGTCTTCTATTTTAGATTTATCTTCTAAAATGGAACTAAATAATGATGCTAGCCAAAAAGTAGCTAGAAACATTAATATTTTGTCAAAAAAATCTGAATCTATTGGAGCTATAGTAAATACCATAGGATCCATAGCTGAACAAACAAATTTGTTAGCTTTAAACGCTGCTATTGAAGCTGCAAGAGCTGGAGAATCTGGAAAAGGATTTGCAGTAGTGGCAGATGAAGTTAGAAATTTATCTGAAGAAACAGCTTCTTCTACAAAGGAAATCTCTAATATGATAAAAGAAATTTTAGACGAAATCAATTCAACTCAATCAAATATGATAAATGCTGAAAAAATAATCAAAGAAGCTAATAATTCTATGGCTGAATCTGAACAGTCATTTAAAACCATTGAAGACTCAATGAGCAAAATGATAAAATATATTGAAGAACTTACAGCTGAAATTGATGAAGTTGAAAAAAATAAAGAAATTGCCATTAAGTCAATTGAAGGTATATCAGTAATATCTGAAGAAGCTGCTGCTTCTACTGAAGAAGTTTCAGCTTCTATGGAAGAACAATCTAGTGCTATGGAAATTATATCTTCTAATATGGAAGAACTAAAAAATATTACAACTAGTTTAAATAAAATAATTGATAAGTTTAAACTATAA
- the larA gene encoding nickel-dependent lactate racemase translates to MKKVEMNYGSTAMEVCVEEKNLIGVIESNKLKEEKSEDEIIKEALENPIGSARLKELVHQGEKVCVVIPDVTRAWQKTDKYLNKVVEEINAGGVQDKDIVFISALGSHRKQTREEHEKLLGEKLAARFEVIDHDCYDKDNLVYLGETTYGNSVYINKIAMECDHIVITGGIVYHLLAGYAGGKKTILPGISGAETIMKNHSLSLNDNLGESIRDGVYPGGIENNPVHQDMLQAASFVRPTFMFNVVMGSEGQIAAAVAGNYISAHEKGMEILKNIDGVGIKEKADLVIASSGGYPKDINLYQATKTLTNAREAINQGGYMIALLECREGLGGGKEIQDLILNYDNIFDREKFVRNNFSIGKFIAYCMCETAYKFKVILVSDIKQELVKNANITVVKTVEEALEIVYKEKGENIKTYLMPHAANTLPILIK, encoded by the coding sequence ATGAAAAAGGTTGAAATGAATTATGGAAGTACAGCTATGGAGGTATGTGTAGAGGAAAAAAATTTAATTGGGGTAATTGAATCTAATAAGTTAAAAGAAGAAAAAAGTGAAGATGAAATCATTAAAGAGGCTTTAGAAAATCCAATAGGGAGTGCTAGACTTAAAGAACTTGTACATCAAGGAGAAAAAGTATGTGTGGTAATTCCAGATGTTACTAGAGCATGGCAAAAAACAGATAAATATTTAAATAAAGTAGTAGAAGAAATAAATGCTGGTGGAGTTCAGGATAAAGATATAGTCTTTATAAGTGCATTGGGGTCGCACAGAAAGCAAACAAGAGAAGAACATGAAAAATTGCTTGGAGAAAAACTTGCAGCTAGATTTGAGGTTATAGATCATGATTGTTATGATAAAGATAATCTAGTATATCTTGGAGAAACTACTTATGGCAATTCTGTTTACATAAATAAAATTGCCATGGAGTGTGATCATATAGTAATAACAGGTGGTATAGTATATCATTTACTTGCAGGTTATGCAGGAGGAAAGAAAACTATTTTGCCAGGTATATCCGGTGCAGAAACTATAATGAAAAATCATTCACTTTCCTTAAATGATAATTTAGGTGAAAGTATAAGAGATGGTGTATATCCAGGTGGTATAGAAAACAATCCTGTACATCAGGATATGCTTCAGGCTGCTAGCTTTGTAAGGCCAACCTTCATGTTTAATGTAGTAATGGGTTCAGAAGGACAAATAGCTGCTGCTGTAGCAGGAAACTATATATCTGCTCATGAGAAAGGAATGGAAATTTTAAAAAATATAGATGGAGTAGGTATAAAAGAAAAGGCTGATTTAGTAATTGCAAGTTCAGGAGGATATCCAAAGGACATAAATTTGTATCAAGCTACAAAAACATTGACAAATGCTAGAGAAGCAATAAATCAAGGTGGATATATGATTGCACTTCTAGAGTGTAGAGAAGGCCTTGGGGGCGGAAAAGAAATTCAAGATTTAATTTTGAATTATGATAATATATTTGACAGAGAAAAGTTTGTTAGAAATAATTTTTCAATTGGCAAATTTATAGCATATTGTATGTGTGAAACTGCGTATAAATTTAAAGTTATTTTAGTATCGGATATTAAGCAGGAGTTAGTTAAAAATGCTAATATTACTGTTGTAAAAACTGTAGAGGAAGCTTTGGAAATAGTATATAAAGAAAAGGGAGAAAACATTAAGACTTATTTGATGCCTCATGCTGCAAATACACTGCCAATACTTATAAAATAA